From a single Solanum dulcamara chromosome 4, daSolDulc1.2, whole genome shotgun sequence genomic region:
- the LOC129887823 gene encoding cyclin-dependent kinase G-2-like, with protein sequence MAAGRHGGYRDNEFRGREAEFEVSRRELDYSKGDYERIRSEDWDFDRDRVHDRSGRDRGRLRQKDIKERDMINGNYRSMSSRSDSGSSDCDGGGARRSGLSVRAVDREPIKERDMINGNYRSMSSRSDSGSSDCDGGGARRSGLSVRAVDREPIKERDMINGSYRSMSSKSDSGSSDGDAGGARRSGFSVRAVDREPGELSSESGSDGATESDQKTKNADNGNHQSPVQSKKRKFSPIIWDREDKEVNRMSNSRNSPASTKLPPPPPLPKSSGQLANLLPERVDQISQLNSNAAHSMEPSPSNPNTALGSHVDASDESPVDICSPPPDEEQLPNQEARKVEDEEYVPVPTIRSSRWATDADSLADEGEISGRDMPLLKKRRAVSQSAEMGGRRKSLTPEFGELKRESSGGNRARSSDSDEHIRSCSRDSYQDNELDKNDSMGVDKDRNYDGTSVSQSDTESEDAHDSRGSPEPALPPQRSVNMLLGCRSVDEFERLNRIDEGTYGVVYRAKDKKTGEIVALKKVKMEKEREGFPLTSLREINILISLHHPSIVDVKEVVVGSSLDSIFMVMEYMEHDLKALMETMKQPFTQSEVKCLMLQLLHGVKYLHDNWVLHRDLKTSNLLLNNRGELKICDFGLARQYGSPLKPYTHLVVTLWYRAPELLLGAKQYSTAIDMWSLGCIMAEMLSKEPLFNGKTEVDQIDKIFRILGTPNETIWPGFSKLPGVKVNFVKHQFNNLRKRFQKSTAFMGLPVLSEAGLDLLNKFLTYDPEKRITADAALNHEWFREVPLPKSKEFMPTFPAQHAQDRRVRRVMKSPDPLEEQRRKELKQGMLGTGGLFG encoded by the exons ATGGCTGCTGGAAGACATGGTGGTTACAGGGATAATGAATTTAGGGGGCGTGAGGCTGAATTTGAGGTTTCACGGAGGGAGCTTGATTACTCCAAGGGGGATTACGAACGAATTAGGTCTGAGGATTGGGATTTTGATAGGGATCGAGTTCATGACAGGAGTGGTCGAGATAGGGGTAGGTTGAGACAGAAGGATATAAAAGAAAGGGATATGATAAATGGAAATTATAGGTCCATGTCAAGCAGGAGTGATTCTGGTAGCAGTGATTGTGATGGTGGTGGAGCAAGGAGAAGTGGGCTTAGTGTCAGAGCTGTTGACCGAGAGCCTATAAAAGAAAGGGATATGATAAATGGAAATTACAGGTCCATGTCAAGCAGGAGTGATTCTGGTAGCAGTGATTGTGATGGTGGTGGAGCAAGGAGAAGTGGGCTTAGTGTCAGAGCTGTTGACCGAGAGCCTATAAAAGAAAGGGATATGATAAATGGCAGTTATAGGTCCATGTCAAGCAAGAGTGATTCTGGTAGTAGTGATGGTGATGCTGGTGGAGCGAGGAGAAGTGGCTTTAGTGTCAGGGCTGTTGACCGAGAGCCTGGGGAATTGTCTAGTGAGAGTGGGTCTGATGGGGCTACTGAGTCGGACCAGAAGACCAAGAATGCCGACAATGGTAACCACCAGTCTCCTGTACAGAGCAAGAAACGAAAGTTCTCTCCAATTATATGGGATAGGGAAGATAAGGAAGTAAATCGAATGTCAAATAGTAGAAATTCACCAGCGTCTACTAAGCTACCTCCTCCCCCTCCATTGCCAAAGTCATCTGGCCAGTTGGCTAATCTTCTCCCTGAAAGGGTTGATCAGATCTCTCAGTTGAATAGTAATGCGGCTCACAGTATGGAGCCATCCCCAAGTAATCCAAATACAGCACTTGGTTCACATGTGGATGCATCTGATGAATCCCCAGTTGACATATGCTCTCCACCTCCTGATGAGGAGCAATTGCCCAATCAGGAAGCCAGGAAAGTAGAAGATGAGGAATATGTGCCCGTGCCGACTATAAGATCATCTCGATGGGCAACTGATGCCGACTCTCTAGCTGATGAAGGTGAGATTTCAGGTCGTGATATGCCCCTATTGAAGAAGCGACGAGCAGTTTCCCAGTCAGCTGAAATGGGTGGACGCAGGAAATCACTAACTCCAGAATTTGGGGAGCTCAAGAGAGAAAGCTCTGGAGGAAATAGAGCAAGGTCTTCAGACTCTGATGAGCATATTAGGTCTTGCAGCAGAGATAGCTACCAGGACAATGAATTAGATAAGAATGACTCAATGGGTGTGGATAAGGACCGTAATTATGATGGGACTAGTGTTAGCCAGTCAGATACAGAATCTGAAGATGCACATGATTCTCGTGGTTCACCAGAGCCTGCACTTCCACCACAAAGGAGCGTAAACATGCTGCTGGGGTGTAGAAGTGTCGATGAATTCGAGCGGCTTAACAGGATAGATGAAGGAACTTACGGGGTTGTTTACAGAGCTAAAGATAAGAAGACAGGAGAAATTGTTGCACTAAAGAAGGTTAAGATGGAGAAGGAACGAGAAGGATTTCCCTTGACGTCTCTAAGGGAGATTAACATTCTTATTTCTCTTCATCACCCCTCAATTGTAGATGTCAAAGAAGTAGTTGTAGGAAGCAGTCTTGACAGTATTTTTATGGTGATGGAGTACATGGAACATGATCTGAAGGCATTAATGGAGACGATGAAACAACCATTTACCCAAAGTGAAGTCAAATGTCTTATGCTCCAGCTTTTGCATGGTGTCAAGTATCTTCATGATAATTGGGTCCTACACCGAgatttgaagacttcaaatttGCTTCTAAACAACCGAGGTGAGTTGAAGATTTGTGACTTTGGTTTAGCTCGTCAATATGGGAGCCCCTTGAAACCGTACACTCATTTGGTGGTTACTTTGTGGTACAG GGCGCCAGAACTTCTGTTGGGAGCCAAGCAATATTCTACTGCAATTGACATGTGGTCACTGGGTTGTATCATGGCTGAGATGCTATCCAAAGAACCGCTCTTCAATGGGAAAACAGAAGTTGATCAAATTGACAAG ATATTCAGAATTCTTGGCACCCCAAATGAGACGATTTGGCCAGGGTTTTCCAAGCTTCCTGGGGTGAAGGTCAACTTTGTAAAGCATCA GtttaataatttaagaaagagATTTCAAAAGTCTACAGCCTTCATGGGGTTACCAGTCCTATCAGAGGCTGGCCTTGACCTGTTGAATAAGTTTCTAACTTATGATCCGGAGAAG AGAATAACTGCCGATGCTGCTTTGAACCATGAGTGGTTTCGTGAAGTTCCTCTCCCCAAGTCTAAAGAATTCATGCCTACTTTCCCTGCACAGCATGCGCAAGATAG GCGTGTGCGAAGAGTAATGAAGAGTCCAGATCCTCTTGAGGAGCAGCGAAGAAAGGAACTGAAGCAAGGGATGTTAGGAACTGGTGGATTGTTTGGCTAA